From a single Clostridium isatidis genomic region:
- a CDS encoding AEC family transporter — MNIDALIETMLVLFIVIIVGYAANKKGILDKNSNAKLSDLVLKITSPALIISSVLNSEQTGDKKEIFNMLFAGVILYLTLIIISKLIIKVFRLNNENGAIYELMLVFVNATFMGYPILSAIYGENAIFSFSILHMPFNILIYSYGVYQFQKDRTKDANSSKDQNKNSIDWKILINPGIISAVIALIIFLFDLKFPAVIKDAFSLVGGATVPISMMLIGSSLALIPIKDVFSDSKIYILSAIKLIAMPFIIYFLSNLIFKDEIIIGFLTVSAALPTASMIVMFANQYNKNIKSASSGVFITTILSIITIPLIISLLLI; from the coding sequence ATGAATATTGATGCACTAATAGAAACAATGCTAGTTTTATTTATAGTAATAATTGTAGGATATGCAGCAAATAAAAAGGGAATTTTAGATAAGAATAGCAATGCTAAATTATCAGATTTAGTATTAAAAATAACCTCCCCAGCCTTAATTATTAGCTCAGTTTTAAATAGCGAGCAGACAGGTGATAAGAAAGAAATATTTAATATGCTTTTTGCTGGAGTTATATTATATTTGACTTTAATCATAATTTCTAAATTAATTATAAAGGTATTTAGATTGAATAATGAAAATGGAGCTATATATGAATTAATGCTCGTTTTTGTTAATGCAACTTTTATGGGATATCCAATTTTAAGTGCAATTTATGGAGAAAACGCAATATTTTCTTTCTCTATATTACACATGCCCTTTAATATATTAATTTATTCCTATGGGGTATATCAATTTCAAAAAGATAGAACTAAAGATGCGAATTCATCAAAGGATCAAAATAAAAACTCTATTGATTGGAAGATCTTAATAAACCCAGGTATTATATCTGCAGTTATTGCCTTAATAATATTCTTATTTGACCTTAAGTTTCCAGCGGTTATTAAGGATGCCTTTAGTCTAGTAGGGGGAGCTACAGTTCCAATATCAATGATGCTAATAGGATCATCTTTAGCTTTAATACCAATAAAGGATGTATTTAGTGATTCAAAGATTTATATTTTATCTGCAATAAAGCTAATAGCAATGCCTTTTATTATTTACTTTTTATCTAATTTAATTTTTAAAGATGAAATAATAATTGGATTTTTAACTGTATCAGCAGCTTTACCCACTGCTTCAATGATAGTAATGTTTGCAAATCAATATAATAAAAATATTAAATCTGCTTCATCAGGTGTTTTTATTACTACAATATTATCTATTATTACTATTCCCCTTATAATATCTTTGCTATTAATATAA
- a CDS encoding GNAT family N-acetyltransferase encodes MKLRKSKEKDIKDIMEIIKEAQAYLKEMKIDQWQNGYPNEEVIRKDILNGYSYVLTDKDKVIATVALSFDGEPTYNEIYEGSWLTDNEYAVIHRIAVTKEMKGKNIASIILKRIEEICKERFIKSIKIDTHEDNLSMQRLLKKNNFKYCGVIYLEGKVKRIAFEKEIN; translated from the coding sequence ATGAAGTTAAGAAAATCAAAGGAAAAAGATATCAAGGATATTATGGAAATAATTAAAGAAGCACAAGCATATTTAAAAGAAATGAAAATAGATCAGTGGCAGAATGGATATCCCAATGAAGAGGTTATTAGAAAGGATATATTAAATGGATATAGTTATGTTCTGACGGATAAGGATAAGGTTATTGCAACTGTTGCTTTATCTTTTGATGGAGAACCTACATATAATGAGATTTATGAAGGCAGTTGGTTAACTGATAATGAATATGCTGTTATACATAGAATAGCTGTAACAAAAGAAATGAAAGGTAAAAATATAGCTTCTATAATATTAAAAAGAATAGAAGAAATTTGCAAAGAAAGATTTATAAAAAGTATTAAGATTGATACTCATGAAGATAACCTATCAATGCAAAGACTGCTAAAGAAGAATAACTTTAAATATTGTGGAGTTATATATTTAGAAGGAAAGGTAAAAAGAATAGCTTTTGAAAAGGAGATAAACTAA
- a CDS encoding sigma 54-interacting transcriptional regulator produces the protein MKRIEKIYNYILKNSKHLTKDDILNYNGFTALQIGKELNILRNNVSKELNILCKNNKVIKIKSKPVIYYPRELFEKVLSIKLKDDIREITNIQALINKKEKIEDQSPFNYLIGHDRSLKNQIEQAKAALMYPPNGLHTLIIGSTGVGKSLFANIMYKYAKYKNRLTKDSPFIVFNCADYSNNPQLLLSHIFGHVKGSFTGADFNTEGIIQKADGGILFLDEIHRLPPEGQEMIFYFMDTGSYNKLGETGRGHKAKVLLIGATTEDPSSTLLNTFMRRIPVIIKIPDFSERTLEDQIELVEFLFRQEAQRINKPIKISAEAVKAFIGSTSYGNAGQLKSNIQLACAKGFLNTLNSGDIININLDLLPSNIKKGIVSFSNNKNNVWNLIPNTITIDPNNDMPFEYIPFENDTYEPPFNIYDTIEKRAGELKDKGMTDEDIKSCITSDINNDLNKFYNNLKRNKNLKEGLLKIVDKDIVDFAEEIKILVEGRLNKALNERFIYAVSLHFSSLFKRLKSKADKLNSYVEIPISTNSKEYKIAKEIHYLMEKRFNLSIPKIEIEYLAIILTSIQDSSIQKRVGIVVAAHGDSTATSMVNVAKKLFETDNILAVDMPLEKKPFDILEEVISKVKQVDEGKGVLLLVDMGSLNSFGDVITERTNIITRSIDMVSTPLVLEAARKCSLYDTDLISVHSYLLKDFRAYTMSSDDDNYINDGVIVTICSTGKGTAIKLKELVDNIINTIADYNITVIPVGVKDVNRSINEILKSNKIIAIVGIINPNLGFPFISIEDLINGTGEAKLKNIIKGKNISYTDKNNIIALETLCKQSLRELVTFLNPEKIYPLLKNFIDFIENSLDIGYKNNKRLSIMTHLACALERVILKNELTYNGKSNPLDKLYFDTLKDANLIFKKALSLELSEDELYYMVDIIKEYQLTDTFNAYVTEIPKN, from the coding sequence ATGAAACGTATTGAAAAAATATATAATTATATTCTTAAAAATTCTAAACATCTTACAAAGGATGATATCTTAAATTATAATGGATTTACAGCTCTTCAAATCGGCAAAGAATTAAACATATTAAGAAATAATGTATCAAAAGAACTTAATATCCTTTGTAAAAACAATAAAGTAATAAAAATAAAAAGCAAACCTGTAATTTACTATCCTAGAGAATTGTTTGAAAAAGTCTTAAGCATAAAATTAAAAGATGATATTAGGGAAATAACTAATATCCAAGCCTTAATTAATAAAAAAGAAAAAATTGAAGATCAATCTCCCTTTAACTATTTAATTGGACATGATAGAAGTTTAAAAAATCAAATTGAACAAGCTAAAGCTGCTTTAATGTATCCTCCAAATGGTCTTCATACATTAATTATAGGTAGTACTGGTGTTGGTAAAAGCTTATTTGCTAACATTATGTACAAATATGCCAAATATAAAAATCGACTTACCAAAGATTCACCTTTTATAGTTTTCAACTGTGCCGACTACTCTAATAATCCTCAGCTTCTTTTATCTCATATTTTTGGACATGTTAAAGGTTCTTTTACTGGAGCTGATTTTAATACAGAAGGAATTATACAAAAAGCTGATGGTGGAATATTGTTTTTAGATGAAATTCATAGATTACCACCTGAAGGTCAAGAAATGATTTTTTATTTTATGGATACTGGCAGCTATAATAAACTAGGCGAAACAGGGAGGGGCCATAAAGCAAAAGTCCTATTAATCGGTGCAACAACTGAAGATCCAAGTTCAACATTATTAAATACTTTTATGCGAAGAATTCCTGTAATAATAAAAATCCCTGATTTTAGCGAGAGAACCCTTGAAGATCAAATAGAATTGGTCGAATTTCTATTTAGGCAGGAAGCCCAAAGGATAAATAAACCAATAAAAATATCAGCAGAAGCAGTAAAAGCTTTTATAGGAAGTACTAGTTATGGAAATGCTGGTCAATTAAAATCAAATATTCAATTAGCTTGTGCTAAAGGATTTTTAAATACCCTTAATAGCGGAGATATAATAAATATAAACTTAGACTTACTTCCATCAAATATAAAAAAAGGGATTGTTTCTTTTTCTAATAATAAAAATAATGTTTGGAATTTAATTCCTAATACTATTACTATAGATCCTAATAATGATATGCCTTTTGAATATATACCCTTTGAAAACGATACCTACGAACCACCCTTTAATATATATGATACTATAGAAAAAAGAGCAGGCGAATTAAAAGATAAAGGTATGACTGATGAAGATATAAAGTCATGTATTACTTCAGATATAAATAATGATTTAAATAAATTCTATAATAATTTGAAAAGAAATAAAAATCTTAAAGAAGGATTGCTTAAAATAGTTGATAAAGATATAGTAGACTTTGCAGAAGAAATAAAAATTCTTGTAGAAGGAAGACTTAATAAAGCTTTAAATGAACGTTTTATTTATGCTGTAAGCCTTCATTTTAGTTCTCTATTTAAAAGGTTAAAAAGTAAAGCTGATAAACTAAATTCCTATGTTGAAATACCTATTTCTACTAATAGTAAGGAGTATAAAATAGCTAAAGAAATTCATTATTTAATGGAAAAAAGATTTAACTTATCTATTCCTAAGATAGAAATAGAATATTTAGCTATTATTTTAACCTCAATACAAGATTCATCTATACAAAAAAGAGTTGGAATTGTAGTTGCTGCCCACGGAGATAGTACTGCCACAAGTATGGTAAACGTAGCTAAAAAACTATTTGAAACAGACAATATTTTAGCTGTGGATATGCCCCTTGAAAAGAAACCTTTTGATATTCTTGAAGAAGTTATTTCAAAAGTTAAACAAGTAGATGAAGGTAAAGGGGTACTACTATTAGTTGATATGGGATCCTTAAATAGTTTTGGAGATGTTATTACTGAAAGAACTAATATAATAACAAGAAGCATTGATATGGTATCTACTCCTTTAGTTTTAGAAGCAGCCAGAAAATGTTCCTTATATGACACTGATTTAATTTCAGTTCATTCATATTTATTAAAAGATTTTAGAGCTTATACAATGAGCAGCGATGATGATAATTATATTAATGATGGCGTTATAGTTACCATCTGTTCAACAGGAAAAGGGACTGCTATCAAATTAAAAGAATTAGTTGATAATATAATAAATACAATAGCAGATTATAATATTACCGTGATTCCTGTTGGAGTTAAAGACGTTAATAGATCTATAAATGAAATATTAAAATCAAATAAAATTATCGCTATAGTAGGCATTATAAATCCAAACTTAGGTTTTCCTTTTATATCTATAGAAGACTTAATTAATGGAACAGGTGAAGCAAAATTAAAAAATATAATTAAAGGAAAAAATATTTCTTATACTGATAAAAATAATATTATAGCTTTGGAAACTCTTTGTAAACAAAGCTTAAGAGAACTTGTCACTTTCCTTAATCCAGAAAAAATATATCCACTCTTAAAAAATTTTATAGATTTTATAGAAAACTCTCTTGATATTGGATATAAAAATAATAAGAGACTTAGTATTATGACTCATTTAGCTTGTGCCTTAGAAAGAGTTATCTTAAAAAATGAACTGACCTATAACGGAAAAAGTAATCCTTTAGACAAATTATATTTTGATACACTAAAAGATGCTAATTTAATATTTAAAAAAGCTTTATCTTTAGAATTATCAGAAGACGAGCTATATTACATGGTTGATATTATTAAAGAGTATCAACTTACTGATACTTTTAATGCTTATGTAACAGAAATTCCCAAAAATTAG
- a CDS encoding PTS sugar transporter subunit IIA gives MIAVIIATHGSFSKELLKSSEMIFGKQKNVATVSFVAGEGTDDLIEKYNKLLNELDCSDGALIMVDIFGGSPFNAASMIALKNEKIELITGTNLPMLLEVFAAKDTVTIKELVEIAENAGKESVKKLLKSNEQDLKEDEL, from the coding sequence TTGATAGCAGTAATCATAGCAACTCATGGATCATTTTCAAAAGAGCTATTAAAATCCTCTGAAATGATTTTTGGAAAACAAAAAAATGTTGCTACTGTATCCTTTGTAGCAGGTGAAGGCACTGATGATTTAATTGAAAAATACAATAAGCTCTTAAATGAGTTGGATTGCAGTGATGGAGCTTTAATTATGGTTGATATTTTTGGAGGAAGCCCCTTTAATGCAGCTAGTATGATAGCATTAAAAAATGAAAAAATAGAACTAATAACAGGCACTAACCTTCCTATGCTATTAGAGGTTTTTGCAGCTAAAGATACTGTCACAATTAAAGAATTAGTTGAAATTGCTGAAAATGCTGGCAAAGAGTCAGTTAAAAAATTATTAAAAAGTAATGAACAAGATTTAAAGGAGGATGAATTATAA
- a CDS encoding mannose/fructose/sorbose PTS transporter subunit IIB — translation MKIALARIDDRLIHGQVVTVWSKVTKCNRIIVCNDDIAKDELRKTILTQVAPPGVKAHVVSIDKAARVLKNPKHENDIAILLFTCPKDVLRLVEAGTDIKSVNIGGMSFKSGKTQITGAISVNQEDIDAFKALNDKNIELEIRVVASDKKSYIMPLLENL, via the coding sequence ATGAAAATTGCTTTAGCAAGAATTGACGACAGGCTTATACATGGACAAGTTGTTACTGTATGGTCTAAAGTGACCAAATGTAACAGAATCATTGTTTGTAACGATGATATTGCAAAGGATGAACTTAGAAAAACTATATTGACTCAAGTAGCCCCACCAGGAGTAAAAGCACATGTTGTCAGCATAGATAAAGCTGCAAGAGTACTTAAAAACCCTAAGCATGAAAACGATATAGCAATATTATTATTTACATGTCCTAAGGATGTATTAAGATTGGTTGAAGCTGGAACAGATATAAAGAGCGTTAACATTGGAGGAATGTCTTTTAAGAGCGGTAAAACTCAAATAACTGGTGCTATTTCTGTAAATCAAGAAGATATTGATGCTTTTAAAGCCCTTAATGACAAAAATATAGAACTTGAAATAAGAGTTGTTGCTTCTGATAAAAAATCTTATATCATGCCTTTATTAGAAAACCTGTAA
- a CDS encoding PTS mannose/fructose/sorbose transporter subunit IIC — protein sequence MNFLQIILIFLVALIAGIGSVLDEFQTHRPLVACTLTGLILGDLKTGIIIGGTLEMLALGWMNIGAAMAPDAALASVISTIIVIAGKQDINSGIALAVPLAAAGQVLTIFARTITIFFQHQADKYADTGNFKAIEACHILALFVQGLRVAIPSLIVAMFVGTDAVQNMLAAIPEVVTRGLQVGGGIIVVVGYAMVINMMEAKHLMPFFFLGFTFAALSQLNLVALGIVGVVSALIYLELNPKFNKTAIVQANTAATAQADDELDDELD from the coding sequence ATTAACTTTCTACAAATTATTCTTATCTTCCTAGTTGCATTAATTGCAGGGATAGGAAGCGTTCTCGATGAGTTTCAAACTCACAGACCATTAGTAGCATGTACACTAACAGGACTTATTCTAGGTGACTTAAAAACAGGCATTATTATTGGTGGTACTCTTGAAATGTTAGCCCTTGGCTGGATGAATATAGGCGCCGCCATGGCTCCAGATGCAGCTCTTGCTAGTGTAATTTCTACTATCATTGTTATTGCTGGTAAACAAGACATCAACTCTGGTATTGCTCTAGCTGTTCCTCTTGCTGCCGCTGGCCAAGTATTAACTATCTTTGCTAGAACTATTACTATCTTCTTCCAACATCAAGCTGATAAATATGCTGATACTGGAAACTTTAAAGCAATTGAAGCTTGTCACATATTAGCCTTATTTGTTCAAGGTTTACGTGTAGCTATTCCATCTTTAATAGTTGCTATGTTTGTTGGTACAGATGCAGTTCAAAATATGTTAGCTGCTATTCCAGAAGTTGTTACTAGAGGTCTTCAAGTAGGTGGAGGCATAATAGTAGTTGTTGGATATGCAATGGTTATCAACATGATGGAAGCAAAACACTTAATGCCTTTCTTCTTCCTAGGATTTACATTCGCTGCTCTTTCTCAATTAAACCTAGTTGCTTTAGGTATTGTAGGAGTTGTTTCAGCTTTAATTTACTTAGAATTAAATCCTAAATTTAATAAAACTGCTATAGTACAAGCTAATACTGCTGCAACTGCTCAAGCTGATGATGAATTAGATGATGAGTTAGACTAA
- the manZ gene encoding PTS mannose transporter subunit IID, producing MSEKKLTQSDLKSIFIRSNLHQGSWNYERMQALGYCYAMIPAIKRLYKGEDQKQALKRHLEFFNTQPFVTAPILGINAAMEEEKANGADIDDGAINGVKVGLMGPLAGVGDPIFWGTLRPVLAALGATVALGGSILGPLIFFIGFNIVRLAVRWFGIKIGYEKGTNIVKEMAGGALQKITEGASILGLFIMGVLVNRWTTINVPVVVSEITNQAGETVTTTVQNVLDSLLPGLLPLLFTFLCMKLLKKKVNPIWLIFGIFAIGIIGYALGWLA from the coding sequence ATGAGTGAAAAAAAATTAACACAAAGTGATTTAAAGAGTATTTTTATTCGTTCTAATTTACATCAAGGTTCTTGGAACTATGAAAGAATGCAAGCTCTAGGATATTGCTATGCAATGATTCCTGCTATAAAGAGATTATATAAAGGTGAGGATCAAAAACAAGCTCTAAAAAGACACCTTGAATTCTTTAATACTCAACCTTTCGTTACAGCTCCTATTTTAGGAATTAATGCTGCAATGGAAGAAGAAAAAGCAAACGGAGCAGATATAGATGATGGTGCTATAAATGGTGTTAAAGTAGGTTTAATGGGACCTTTGGCTGGTGTTGGTGATCCAATATTCTGGGGAACATTAAGACCAGTGCTTGCAGCTCTAGGTGCAACTGTTGCATTAGGAGGAAGCATACTAGGACCACTTATCTTCTTCATAGGCTTTAACATTGTAAGACTTGCTGTTAGATGGTTTGGTATTAAAATTGGTTATGAAAAAGGTACAAACATTGTAAAAGAAATGGCAGGTGGAGCTCTTCAAAAAATAACAGAAGGTGCTTCTATCCTTGGTCTATTTATAATGGGTGTTCTTGTTAATAGATGGACTACAATAAATGTTCCTGTTGTTGTTTCTGAAATAACTAACCAAGCTGGTGAAACTGTAACTACTACTGTTCAAAACGTATTAGATTCCTTACTACCAGGACTACTTCCATTATTATTTACCTTCTTATGTATGAAACTTCTTAAGAAGAAAGTTAATCCTATTTGGTTAATATTCGGAATATTCGCTATAGGTATAATAGGATATGCACTAGGATGGCTGGCATAG
- a CDS encoding glycyl-radical enzyme activating protein, with the protein MIKLIEIERFALHDGPGIRTVVFLQGCSLYCPWCANPESQIINKHLMHYKNKCIKCKACLKVCPIKAIDFKGNKIIFNRKICNSCDKCAEACTQNAIAFCGEEKSIEEIIKEIMKDKDYYEDSKGGVTISGGEPFLQYKELLELLRAIKGKNIHTAVETTGNVEYEKFIMAEPLIDLFLFDIKHLNKDKLKDITGGDLNKIIKNLNYIALKNPDKLIVRVPVIPDFNYDDKVINEIMEFVSSYKIKELHLLPFHNLGKNKYEQLGRSYLYKDMKNLNKAELLKYIELGESMNIKVKIGG; encoded by the coding sequence ATGATAAAGTTAATTGAAATTGAAAGGTTTGCCCTGCATGATGGACCTGGAATAAGGACAGTAGTTTTCTTACAAGGCTGTTCATTATATTGTCCCTGGTGTGCTAATCCTGAATCTCAGATAATTAATAAACACTTAATGCATTATAAAAATAAATGTATTAAGTGCAAAGCATGTCTTAAGGTTTGTCCGATAAAAGCAATTGATTTTAAAGGTAATAAAATTATTTTTAATAGGAAAATTTGTAATTCCTGCGATAAATGTGCTGAAGCATGTACTCAAAATGCAATAGCTTTTTGTGGAGAAGAGAAAAGCATAGAAGAAATAATTAAAGAAATTATGAAGGATAAGGATTATTATGAGGATTCGAAGGGAGGAGTAACAATATCTGGAGGGGAACCTTTTCTTCAATATAAGGAGTTGTTAGAATTATTAAGGGCTATAAAAGGAAAAAATATTCATACAGCTGTAGAAACAACAGGTAATGTAGAATATGAGAAATTTATTATGGCAGAACCCTTAATAGATTTATTCTTATTTGATATTAAGCATTTGAATAAGGATAAATTAAAAGATATAACAGGTGGAGATTTAAATAAAATAATAAAAAACTTGAATTATATAGCTTTAAAGAATCCTGATAAACTTATTGTTAGAGTTCCTGTAATACCAGACTTTAATTATGATGATAAAGTAATAAATGAAATTATGGAATTTGTCTCCTCTTATAAAATTAAAGAATTACATTTATTACCTTTCCATAATTTAGGAAAAAATAAATATGAACAGCTAGGAAGAAGTTACCTATATAAGGATATGAAGAATTTAAATAAAGCAGAGCTATTAAAATATATTGAATTAGGAGAGAGCATGAATATTAAGGTAAAAATAGGAGGGTAA